GGTGTACAGCTCGATGCGGACGGTCGCTGGTTCTCCGCAGGCGGGCGGGGTGGGTAGGGTGCTCACGGGTCGCCTCCTAGCTAGGCGATCAAGGCCCTCGGTCAGCGGCGCAATCGCTGGTCGGGGGCCGCCTTGGTTTTGGCCATGACAAACGTACAGTCGATGTACGTCTAGTGACTAGACGTCTAGAGGCTGGACAACCCCGAACACGTACAGATCATGTGCGTGTCTACGCTCCCGCCCATGACGAGCCCGCTGTCCAATGTGCCGATCTATCGGCAGTTGGCGGACCTGCTCGCGGAGCAGATCGAGGAAGGCAAGCTGCGCCCCGGGCAGCCGTTGCCGAGTGAGCTCCACTTGCAGCAGACCTACGGCGTAGCGCGAGGCACGGTGCGGATGGCCATGCGCGAGCTACGCGACAGGGGCTTGGTCGTCACCGTGCACGCGCGGGGCACCTTCGTTGCCGAACAGGGCTGACCACTGCTGACGCGGTTGTACCGGGGCTGTACCGGGCGATATCGGAGATCATCCATGAAGGGGTTTCCGCTGGTGGCGGGTGCGCCGGGCAGGATTCGAACCTGCGGCTTTGGGATTAGAAGAAGATCGCGGATGGCTGATTGGGTGGCTGCACACCTGGTCAGCCCATCCGTCGTTGTCGGGTGGCGTCGGCGTCAGCCGGTGGTCTTGGCTGTACGACTGGCTGTACAGCGCTCAGTCCTCGCGGCGGCCGCAGGGCACTAGGTGCGCTCGTAACCGCAGATGTCGTGCAGCCAGTGATCGAGATAGCGCTCGACCGCACAGCGGTCCGCCTGGTCCACGCCAAGCCAATCCTGCGCTGCCTGCCTCATTGCGGCTTCAGCCTGGTCCGCCTCGTCCGGCTTCAGCTCCACCCAGTCGGTCAGGGCTCCCCATAAAGCGCAGAGATTCCCCGCAAGCTCCCCCGCCTCGACTGCGCGTCCAGCCTCCTCCCACAGCCGCAAGCCAGCCGCGTACACGTCACTCGCCTCGCCCACTTCTGTTGCCAGGAGGTGCATGCGAGCAAGGAACGCCGGCTGCTCGGGGATCGGAGGGACCTGCATCATGCGGGAACCATAAGGTCTTAAAGCGGATCTCCTCGTCGGGCAGTCGTAGACCTTCCAGGGAGGCTGGTAGCCCTTGTGGTGTCCGTCGAGGTGATCTGCGGCGGCATCTCTGAGGAGGGCCGGGGTTTGGGGCAGAGCCCCGAGGTCCTCTCATCGTGTCGTCCCTCAGCGTGGCCGGCTGGCCCGGCCGATGCCGGCCGGAGGTCGCCAGCAGGCCGGGGCCGGGCCGTCGCGGCCCGCTTGCGGGCCGCCTTGATTGGTTGCGTCTGCACGACCTGCGGCACGCCGCCGCCACATTCCTGCTCGTCTCCGGTGCCTCGCCCCGGACCCGTGACGAAGGTGCTCGGTCACAGCCAGATCGGGCTGACGATTGAACACCTACGCCCACGTCCTGCCGGAGATTGAGCGGGCGGCCGTGGACGAGGCCGCGAAGCACCTCTTCGGGTGACTTGGCTGTACGGGAGCCGTGATGATCGCTAGGACCCGGAGCGGAAAGCCGCTGACCTGCGGTGAGGTGGGTGCGCCCGGCAGGATTCGAACCTGCGGCCTTGGGATTAGAAGTCCCCTGCTCTATCCGCTGAGCTACGGGCGCGCGGCGTGGGTGTCGCGCCCAGAGGGTACCGCCGACCCGCCGGCCGACGGGGAAAAGGGTGCCCGCGTCCACGTTGCCGAGCAGGGTCTCACGGGGACCCGGTGACCGGCATCCGGGTTCCCACGGACCGACCCGGCGCGGGCCCGTACCCTCGGCTGGTGCTGCTGGACCCCGACGCGGAGAACGACGTCGCCTACGAGCTGTGCCAGATCGTGGGCCGTGCCATCCTGCCGTACCGGTCGTCGGACGCCACCGACCGGCGCTTCGGCACCGCGTTCTTCTTCCAGGGCACCGAGGACCCGGTGGGGGAGTCGCTGCTGACGGCGGCCGACCTGGTGGGCACCCCCGGCGGGGAGCTGAGTCTGCGGGCGAGTGTCACCGAGCCGGCCGGGGTCGCACCGGACGCCGTCGCGGAGGCCGAGATCAAACCCGGCTGGGCGCGCTTCCCCGGCGACGGCATCGCGGTGCTGCCCACCGGTGGGTTGCACCGGTACGCCGGTGACGGCGGCTGGCGCTGGCGGGTGCAGCCGGTGCCCGCCGGGATCGCCGCCGGGCCCGAGGTGGTCGCCCGCCTCGGCACCGACGCCAGTTCCGCTTTCGTGCTGGCCCATGGGGTACGCGAAGACGGGTCGCGGCCACTGGAGGTGGCCATCGAGCGGGTGGTCCGCGACGGGGACGCCGTGCGGATCACCACTGAGCTGCCATCGGGGTACGTCGGGGCGCCGGTCTTCGTCGTGCAGGCGGACGCGGCCGGGGAGGCGTCGCTGTACTGCCTGGGCCTGGTGCTGCCCGGTGTCGGCGGTCACCCGGTGGCGACCTTCGACCGGATCAGCGCCGTCCTCCCGCCCGCGTCCGGCGACGACTGAGGCACGCCGCTCGGCGGGTGGTGTGGCGGGCGTGGTCGGGCCGGGTCAGCCGCCGGTCGTCGCCGCACCTTCTGG
Above is a window of Micromonospora coriariae DNA encoding:
- a CDS encoding GntR family transcriptional regulator yields the protein MTSPLSNVPIYRQLADLLAEQIEEGKLRPGQPLPSELHLQQTYGVARGTVRMAMRELRDRGLVVTVHARGTFVAEQG